From Triticum aestivum cultivar Chinese Spring chromosome 7B, IWGSC CS RefSeq v2.1, whole genome shotgun sequence:
ATAGCACATTATGTTTCTTTAGAATTGGGTTATCTTCTTACTTCACTGTTTCTTTTACACATCGGTGCATGTTTCAGAGCTGCAGCCCGCAGATGTTGGATGTGATTGATGTTATTGTAGCGAACATATCAAAGAAGGAAAAATACAAGGAGAAATTTGAGCACAGAACATTAAAAAATAGGCTGAAAAGAAAAAATAACTACAAATTGATATACAGAAAGTTAACAGAAATAAAAATGTGTCGAAAGGGACAAAACATTAAAGAAAAGGCCGAAAAGAAAAAATAACTAAAAATTGATATGTAGAAAGTTAATAGAAACAAAAATGTTGGGTTCTGCATACCAGAAAAGAAAATTGACTTTGTTATAATAGGTGGCAAGTTGAGCTTTTATTGGTTTTCTTTTTTTAAGAGAAGTGGTTTCCCTGCCCGATTTTATATAAAAAACGAGACAACAGCAAACTAGGACATGGACAGTTCATAGCACTCGGGCCACAACCAGAGTATCTGAGGCAGATGAAACCTAAAACGATAGTTTTTAATAGGTTTGACTATATcatgccttctctttttttatagcACATTATGTTTCTTTAGAATTGGGTTATCTTCTTACGTCACTGTTTCTTTTACACATCGGTGCATGTTTCAGAGCCGCAGCCCGCGGATGTTGGATGTGATTGATGTTATTGTATCGAACATATCAAAGAAGGAAAAATACAAGGAGAAATTTGAGCACAGAACATTAAAAAATAGGCTGAAAAGAAAAAATAACTAAAAATTGATATACAGAAAGTTAACAGAAATAAAAATGTGTCGGAAGGGACAGCACGTCAAACTAGGACATGGACTGTTCATAGCACTCGGGCCACAACCAGAGTATCATCTGAGGCAGATGAAACCTAAAACGATAGTTTTTAATAGGGTTGACTATATCATGCCTTCTTTTTTTTATAGCACATTATGTTTCTTTAGAATTGGGTTATCTTCTTACTTCACTGTTTCTTTTACACATCGGTGCATGTTTCAGAGCTGCAGCCCGCAGATGTTGGATGTGATTGATGTTATTGTAGCGAACATATCAAAGAAGGAAAAATACAAGGAGAAATTTGAGCACAGAACATTAAAAAATAGGCTGAAAAGAAAAAATAACTAAAAATTGATATACAGAAAGTTAACAGAAACAAAAATGTGTTGGAAGGGACAGAACATTAAAGAAAAGGCCGAAAAAAAATAACTAAAAATTGATATATACAAAGTTAACAGAAACAAAAATGTGTCAGAAGTGGGGTTTGAACCCACGCCCTCGGAAGAGGACCAGAACTTGAGTCTGGCGCCTTAGACCACTCGGCCATCCTGACTAATTTGATTGATTCAATCATTAATCTTACTTAACTAATGTAACCACTGTTTTGCTTTATATTCTCGAGGAGCAGAAAGGGGACGCCACTGCGCAAAGGAATAAATCGTATCCTAGTCGCCCCTCTCTCTATTCTGATGATTCTCTCACTGTCTCCTTTTCTTTACCGGTCGTCCTGATTCCCCGAGGAGCTTAAAGTGTGATCGCGAACCGTGTACCTTCCATCTGTTATTGCGAGTTTATTTACCATAATTAAACAAGAGAAAAGTTTCAAAAAAAACTTAAACAAGAGAGAAGAAACCTTCAATCGGCCGACTGCGCGTCACATCATGTTTTGATAACGTGGCCcgctaaaagaaaaaaaatgtttcgATCATGAGCACTGATTGATCACCCACTCCACTCCCCAAAGTCGAAAACAACGGGCCTTCCCTGCAACACTCATGGTGGGTTAATGGCAGATTGATCCTTGGccccaccaccaccaagaaggcaTGATGGGTTAATGGATGTAGGGGCTGTTAGATTGCTACCCTGAGATAGTCTTGCCACAAGCTAGCTAGACACTGGCCGAACCTTGTTTGGTTGCTATCCTGAGCATTTGTGCAACTAGTCTGACCTGACGTGACCACACACGCATGTAATTAGCCGGAGTCAGGCCACCAAAATCAGAGGCCTGACACTCAGGCACGTGCATGCAGCTTACTTTAATGATTCATTAGGGATGCGTTGGGTTGCCTACATCATTTTTTGCACCTTTGCACACTTGTCTCAGTTGGGTCTGGCTGAGCACATGTAGGCAAAAATTATCATCTGCATGTTGATTGGTTGTCTGCATACCCTCTAGGACAGTTGTGTTGAAATGAAAGGCATGTTGTTTGGTTGCGGACTTGTTTCAGGAGAAATACAAGTTCGGTTGTTTGGTTACATCTAGGACAGTTGTGTTGTAACCTGCTCCTCGATGTGGGGAGGTTATTAGAGACACACATGGACAACTAAAAACAAAACTAGAGCAATGGAACAAACTTAAGCATAAACACAAGTCTTAACCACGCATCACAAGTTTTTAACCAACATAGTACGATAAGTTTTAAACGAAACCCAAGTCTTAAACCAACAACCAGCAAGGAATGGGCAACAGGAGCTCAGACGGTCACGCCGAAAGCGTCGTCGTGCTGCTTGCACTTGGTGACGACCCGCACGCCCTCGTCGTTGAAGACAATCACCTTCATGGTGTCAAGAGTTAGCAACTTGAACGTCAGCATGTACCCGGTCATGATTTGATGAACGGCGGcgaaggtggcccaaccctgatcaaGGGTGACCCTGCCGTTGACCACCCTCACTGTCACCCTCCATGTGTAGGCGGTGTTCATCTTGAGCTTGAACTCCGTAGGGACGGCGGGGAAGTGCTTCGTGAACTCTAGAGGCATTGGCAAACTCTAAAAGCCGTCGGTGTAGAATCGATGGATGGCAGTGTTTTAATCAAATCATCCACGCCCGATGTGTTCAATCCCCTCCCTAACTCTCCAATCGTGTGCTCAAATCGAATCTAGCCCGAGTCGGAAGTAGTAAATCTAGAGAGAGGGCAAGGACTTACCGCCATGGCCGATGCACTCCAGGGGAGCTCTGCAGTCGCTCTGGTGGTAGCCATCGTCTTGGATCGTCCTGCTGTCGTTTCGGTGGTCGTTGTTGCCAGTGTGAGTAGGGAAGAGGGGAGAGAGCGGTGAGGAAGAGAGATGAGCATAATTTATGACGACGCTTCGGGAAACAACGCAACTTCTCGAGACCGCATCCACCGTGCAACCGCCCatgcccatgtgcctagggttgcaTCGCTCGGGCCTGGCTCCAAAAAACCCGGCCGATTTGAGCGTTCCTCTGGATGCAGGCCTAGAGGTGCTTTAAAGTTCTTGCTATGCATGCCCAACAATGAATACGGGTCATGCCATTTTCTTCGGACATGGACCTGGCGGGTATATGTGGGCTAAACGCATCCTAGCATATTGATGGGTGCATGCATGTAGCAATCAATGTTTGATATCATTTTTTATTGCATCATGCTTAGGTATGCTCAGGCACAAACCAAACAACATCTCACCTAGGTTGCCTCGTCAGGCTAAAGTCGCAAGAATCTCCGGCAACTCTCAAGCATCTATTTTTCTCAAGCACGCTGCTCAGGTCACCAACCAAACAGACCAGTATGTGGCACAAGCATGAAATCACACTATATTTTTTGTTTGATCCAACAACATAAGCCGAAGGACAATATATCACtttcaaaagaaaataaattagaGAAATGAATGGAAAAAAGGAAATCATAAAGAATATGGATCTTAGCAAAAAATTACAAACTTCTCACTTTGTAATGGATATCATTCTCAAAACCAAGTGAGATTGTCTCCTAAATGCAAGATTTTAAGTGAGTGCGTCCCAAGTGCAAAGAGAATGGTGGGGCTAGAGAAAGAAcaaagccaaagggtgtgaaacaCCAAAAAATGAAGATGATGGGGAAAGCTATTTTTCCTCATAAAAGGCCTTCAAAAAAAATCTTCAGAGTTTTCTCCAAGGGTGGGGGTGCTACCCCTGCTACCACATAGCTCCACTATTGAGCTCTATAGTTCCATTTTCTCTTGTTATAATCGAATCTGGGGACACATGTTAATTTATTCCGGTAACTCTTTTACTCCAATTTGTAGGGCTCTTTCTTTTGTCTTGACAGTGATTTTTCACGATGCTACTTCTTAACTCGCCATCCCTCCTTCAGGTACAACAACAATTGTTTAAGGTGTAAAAGTTCACCGGAACTATTATGCATACAATACTTTCTCGTTTTGTAGATATATGATCTAAAATATAATGCTCTTGCACTTTGGCTACATGCATAAATGGTTTGATCTGATTTGTTGTATAAGGATTGGATGGAAAATTTCATATGTACATTAGAGCTCAAGGTACACACATGCCCTCTTCCCCTTTCTGTGAAGAGATGACCACTGGATCAGTAAGTTGGATACTTTTTTACTGTTACCATTCACTATTTATGAAACTACACTCTCATTTCCTCCCATAATCATAAGTGGCTAGGGCAAATTTTTCCCTCCAGACTTCATCAGCGAGCTTGTAAATTCGCCTTCATTCTGCCTGCCGCTCCAGCGCTCGGTGGCGAGGAGAGAAATCCCGGTGCTTCCgctccggttagtagtttaggttaggtttTTTTAGTCCTGTAGGTCCGACACCCGGACGGATGGCGGCgtttcttcttcgagtttgtcttccgGGCTTCTATCCTCCTCGGGTTCGTCCGCTGGGACGTAGTTGACGGAGCTCCGACATAGATTCCTTAGGGCAGAGAGGTTAGAGTTTCTCGTCTTTGGAATAGGTGCTTCGATTCTATGCAAGAGTTCAAAGGCGACGACCGTGCTCCAAAACGCTGGTCCTtgagggcacgtgcatgaagatttTTTGACTATCATCGACAAAGTCAAGCGGGCTACGGTAGGCGAGCGGTGACAGTTGTGCGTCGGCGGCTCGTTCTGCTGTAGTAGTGCTTGTTCGGTGGTCTAAgaacctcgatgtaatttttattatgtttaagaTGCTTTGTACTTTGAGTGAACTTTTATAATAAATCTAATCCTTTAAAAAAATACACATAGTAGTAAAACAAAGATAAAAGAACGGTGATGATATCCAATACGGAGTAACTCTGTAATTTACTGCAAAAACAACCATTTCGGACCACTGGCATTTACGTATTTATTTAAGAAAAATCCAAGCAACGTTTGCTCCTGTTTCTCCAATCCCAGCCCACCACGGAATCCCATTCCCGATtccttcttccccaactcctcgCCCCCGCAACCTCcccccttccgcctcctcctcccctcctcctccaccCGTGCGCCTCGCTGGGGCCTAGGGTTTGCTCCCGCCCTCCACCGCCGGGACGACCACGGGCGCGCAGGACCCCACCGCCTCGGATGCTATGCTGCTAGGCTGCAGGTCCCTCTCCTCCTGGGTGCGCCGCCTCGTCGCCTGCATGGGGTGCGTGTCTTCCCTCACTCTCCCCCCCATTTCGTCCGTACTTGCCGTAACCTGATGCGACGGCAGCGAGCTCGATCGGGTTTAGGGATTAGGGCTCGCGCTGTGCCCCCCACCTGGAGGCCAATAGGATTAGTGGATGCGAGGTTCTCCCCTTTTTGTCCCCGGTTCCATGTGCAACCGCGATGCTGTTTCCCGGTTCTGATTCTTGCTGCTTGCGCATAAATAGACACGGTTCGGCCGCTCTATAAACATTTAGATGCCGATGTCCCTTTGCAGAGGCTAGGCGGTCCTTGAATCCATCGTTTCCAACTTTCCATAGTAGGAGCTGCTCCATGTGATGGTACCTGATTCTTGTATAATGTCCATGACTTATTTTTGGTATAAGAGACACTTTTTGCCTGACCTTGAAACTAACCTTTGTAATCTTTTACCAAAATGCTCTGTCTTATGATTTCCGAGCCCGTGGAATGACGGTTGTTGTGCGGTCCAATGTCAAAAGCTGTCAAGAAACATATACTCGTTACTTTATAGCTTTTCGCTGGTTGTTCTGCCACATGACTTATCTCAGACTCTCGAATACGTGAAGCTAATCGTTCACTGGTCAATACTGTTTTGCTACAGAGCAGAAGTTGCCTTGGATGCTGTGGCTGTGCTAAGCCTGCTCCGATAATAGCGGTCGATGAGCCTTCAAAAGGTTTGAGGATCCAAGGCCGCTCAGTAAGGAAGACAAACTTGTCTGAGGGCTTCTGGAGCACGAGCGCACACGGGATTGGAAACAGCGCGCTACAATCGCAGAGGAGCATGTCTTCAATCAGTACAGCGCCGCAATCCAGCGATCAGCATGGAGCTGGAAGTAGCAGCAACCCAAACGAGTTTGTAAATCAAGGTATACAGCATGCACCTAAGATTAATCTGTGTGCCATGGCACCTGTTCCATTTCCATTCTATTTTTTCATTCCATCGTACTAGTGTGATTTACTGTCAAATAAATGCAAGTGCACAGCTGATTATTGGAGCTCTGTCATCCATGTCCTTATATGCAGGTTTAATTAGAACATGAAATGACTTTCATCCAGAGTTTGTAGCAGCTGTAGTTTTAGACCTACGTGCAAAACCATGCTTACAGTTACTAATGCACACTGGGGCTTCTAACGTCTCTGATTAAAACAGTCTTAGAATTTAGTTGATGTTAATATTTAAATTATGACCAAGAATAGTTGCCATGAGATGATCCTGCATCTGAACTAACAAAAGCCTCTTCTGTCttattctatttttctttttattctttgcaGTGACACCGTGATGCAAGTTATTGAAAAATTCTAATTATCAGGCTTAGTACTTCTGTAGCCACCAGATTGATATGCAATGGCTTCCATTTACTATTTTGTTAATCTTATGTAAACTTTTATTCTGCCTGTATTTAAAGGTCTTGTGCAGTGGAACCAGACTAGACAACAGTGGGTTGGAAACAAAAAACGCAAATCTCGACTTGAAAAGCCCCGGGAACCAAAGATAAGGTGAGTTATTGTAATTTACTGTTGTACCTGAAATACATGACATGTCTTATTTTTATGGCATTTGGACCAAGAGAATATCCAAATATTATATATTCTTACATTTCCCAATTTCCTTTTGCATATGGAACTAGGGGTACACTTTGTTTCAGTATGCTGAAAGTTAAACTCTATTTTCTCCACCTTTGATATTTTTGCTTATGATACAGTTGGAACACAACGTATGAGAGCCTGCTAGGAAGCAATAAACTATTCTACCAACCAATTCCTCTTGCGGTAAAATCCTATGCTAAATAAATCACAGATTTCCCTCTTTCTCATACTTATTTTAAAATTATAATTTTATTTACAGGAAATGGTAGACTTGCTTGTGGACGTGTGGGAGCAAGAAGGACTATACGGTTAGACATGGAAAAGAACATTTGTTTCAAGTCACGTTATGAGATTATAGATTGTCAAGAGCTCAATGAGCTCTAAGTTGGCAAAAGTGTATATTTGGCGAGCTCAGTTGTGTACTGTGACCTTGAACATACAGTATTATCATCTTAAATTTATTGTAATTTATTATAGAATAGTAATAAGCTGATGGCATTTATTTGAATAAAAATAAGAAAGTCAAACTAAAGGAAGTTTTCATGTCTCATGTAACTAAAATTACCATACAACCACAAATCTTGGCTCGTGATCGTTCCAATGACAAAACATAGCAAAGAGAAATTTCATGGCTGAAATTTGTTGATATCATATAATGATATTTGATAATACAGTTCAGAGGCGAAGCCATGTTTCATTTTCATAATATGATACGACAAAAGTAATGGATTAACACTAAGGAACATCTCAATATATTGAATATAAAATTCTTTCACAATACAATATGAATGAATGGAATGTGTTCACATAAAACATTCTCAATTCAacaacaaaaaaaaaatcaaattta
This genomic window contains:
- the LOC123157433 gene encoding uncharacterized protein isoform X2, yielding MSRSCLGCCGCAKPAPIIAVDEPSKGLRIQGRSVRKTNLSEGFWSTSAHGIGNSALQSQRSMSSISTAPQSSDQHGAGSSSNPNEFVNQGLVQWNQTRQQWVGNKKRKSRLEKPREPKISWNTTYESLLGSNKLFYQPIPLAEMVDLLVDVWEQEGLYG
- the LOC123157433 gene encoding uncharacterized protein isoform X1; this translates as MLLGCRSLSSWVRRLVACMGSCLGCCGCAKPAPIIAVDEPSKGLRIQGRSVRKTNLSEGFWSTSAHGIGNSALQSQRSMSSISTAPQSSDQHGAGSSSNPNEFVNQGLVQWNQTRQQWVGNKKRKSRLEKPREPKISWNTTYESLLGSNKLFYQPIPLAEMVDLLVDVWEQEGLYG